In Anomaloglossus baeobatrachus isolate aAnoBae1 chromosome 3, aAnoBae1.hap1, whole genome shotgun sequence, one genomic interval encodes:
- the HTR1B gene encoding 5-hydroxytryptamine receptor 1B, translating to MMEPQTQCQPAADTMNVSQTNYSFDGTSCIAGLDHYDQESGMTFWSIILTIILAIITLATLLSNAFVIATVYQTRKLHTPANYLIASLAFTDFLVSILVLPISTLYTVTGKWTLGQIICDMWLSSDITCCTASILHLCVIALDRYWAITDAVEYTKKRTPKRAVIMIALVWVFSISISMPPLFWRQSKVEELTMCAVNTDHVLYTVYSTVGAFYLPTLLLIALYGRIYIEARSRILKQSPKSTGKRLTRAHLITDSPGSSSVSSTNSRAADVSSDTSSPVYLNQVKVKVSDALLEKKKIMAARERKATKTLGIILGAYIVCWLPFFIISLVMPICKDACWFHPAIFDFFNWLGYLNSLINPIIYTMSNEDFKQAFHKLIHRFSCSS from the coding sequence ATGATGGAGCCACAGACCCAGTGCCAACCAGCTGCTGACACTATGAATGTCTCTCAGACCAATTATTCCTTTGATGGTACAAGTTGCATTGCTGGTCTGGACCACTACGATCAGGAGTCTGGCATGACCTTCTGGAGCATAATCCTCACCATTATCTTGGCTATCATTACTCTTGCCACTTTATTGTCCAATGCATTTGTAATTGCAACAGTGTATCAGACCAGAAAATTGCACACGCCTGCCAACTATCTCATAGCTTCATTGGCATTCACAGACTTTTTAGTGTCTATTCTTGTCttgccaatcagcaccttgtatacTGTAACTGGTAAATGGACTTTGGGGCAGATTATATGTGATATGTGGTTGTCGTCAGATATCACTTGTTGCACTGCATCTATTCTACATTTATGTGTCATAGCTTTGGATAGATACTGGGCAATTACAGATGCAGTTGAGTACACAAAGAAAAGGACTCCAAAAAGGGCGGTTATAATGATAGCTCTTGTGTGGGTCTTCTCAATATCGATTTCAATGCCCCCACTATTTTGGCGTCAATCAAAGGTAGAAGAGCTTACTATGTGTGCTGTCAATACAGATCATGTTTTATACACTGTTTACTCCACTGTTGGGGCATTTTATTTACCAACATTACTGCTAATTGCCCTTTACGGGAGAATCTATATAGAAGCCAGGTCTAGAATTCTGAAACAATCTCCGAAGAGCACAGGCAAACGATTGACAAGGGCTCATCTAATTACTGATTCCCCAGGATCTTCTTCTGTGTCCTCAACCAACTCAAGGGCTGCAGATGTGTCAAGTGACACCAGTTCTCCGGTATACTTGAATCAGGTCAAAGTTAAAGTATCAGATGCTTTATTAGAGAAGAAAAAGATAATGGCAGCCAGGGAGAGGAAGGCTACTAAGACTTTGGGGATCATACTTGGAGCATACATCGTTTGTTGGTTACCATTTTTCATTATTTCATTGGTTATGCCCATTTGCAAAGATGCTTGCTGGTTCCATCCAGCTATTTTTGACTTTTTCAACTGGCTTGGATATCTCAATTCTTTAATAAATCCAATAATCTATACAATGTCAAATGAGGACTTCAAACAAGCTTTTCACAAACTAATTCATCGTTTCAGTTGTTCATCATGA